A single Deltaproteobacteria bacterium DNA region contains:
- the surE gene encoding 5'/3'-nucleotidase SurE, with the protein MLISNDDGIRSEGIRALARVMKRLGRVYVVAPDRERSAASHSLTLHRPLRVERVGPSMYAVDGTPTDCITLAVHGLLKDKRPDLVVSGINKGPNLGEDVSYSGTVSAAMEGTLLGVPSIAVSLAARERFDFSAAADFSASVAEKVLEGGLPPDTLININVPAGDKVKGSRITRLGKRVYGDVIIEKTDPRGRKYYWIGGDMLHWEGGDDTDFAAVTGGYVSITPLHLDLTNYAAIDELRRRGF; encoded by the coding sequence ATACTCATCTCCAACGACGACGGCATACGCTCGGAGGGGATAAGGGCCCTTGCGCGCGTCATGAAGAGGCTGGGCCGCGTATACGTCGTTGCCCCCGACCGCGAGAGGAGCGCCGCGAGCCACTCGCTCACCCTGCACCGCCCGCTCCGGGTAGAGCGCGTGGGCCCCTCCATGTACGCCGTCGACGGCACGCCCACCGACTGCATAACCCTTGCCGTGCACGGTCTGCTCAAGGACAAGAGGCCCGATCTCGTCGTCTCCGGCATCAACAAGGGCCCCAACCTCGGCGAGGACGTCTCCTATTCCGGCACCGTCTCGGCGGCCATGGAAGGGACGCTTCTGGGCGTTCCCTCCATCGCCGTCTCGCTCGCCGCGCGGGAGAGGTTCGACTTTTCGGCGGCCGCCGACTTCTCCGCCTCCGTGGCCGAGAAGGTCCTGGAGGGCGGCCTTCCGCCCGACACCCTCATCAACATCAACGTGCCCGCCGGCGACAAGGTGAAGGGAAGCCGCATAACAAGGCTCGGCAAGCGGGTCTACGGCGACGTCATAATAGAGAAGACCGACCCGCGCGGCAGGAAGTACTACTGGATAGGGGGGGACATGCTCCACTGGGAGGGAGGCGACGACACCGACTTCGCCGCCGTAACGGGCGGCTACGTCTCCATCACGCCGCTCCATCTCGACCTCACCAACTACGCCGCCATCGACGAGCTGCGCCGCCGCGGATTCTGA
- a CDS encoding protein-L-isoaspartate(D-aspartate) O-methyltransferase: MVETQLVSRGIGQPRVLDAMRTVPRHLFVDDALADSAYGDYPLPIGEGQTISQPFMVAFMTEALELTGPEKVLEVGTGSGYQTAVLSMLADRVFSIERKPRLAQRARRILDELQCTNVVIRIGDGTLGLPEEAPFDAIIVTAASPSIPPAYTEQLAEGGRLVIPVGEEFVQTLMRIRKENGRLVEEDLGACRFVKLIGRYGWKGR, translated from the coding sequence ATGGTGGAGACCCAGCTCGTCTCGCGCGGCATAGGCCAGCCCCGGGTGCTCGACGCCATGCGCACCGTGCCGCGCCACCTCTTCGTAGACGACGCCCTGGCCGACAGCGCCTACGGCGACTACCCCCTTCCCATAGGCGAGGGCCAGACCATCTCGCAGCCCTTCATGGTCGCCTTCATGACCGAGGCCCTGGAGCTCACGGGCCCGGAGAAGGTGCTGGAGGTCGGCACGGGCTCCGGCTACCAGACGGCCGTGCTCTCCATGCTCGCCGACCGCGTATTCTCCATCGAGCGCAAGCCGCGCCTTGCGCAGCGGGCCCGCCGCATACTCGACGAGCTCCAGTGCACCAACGTGGTCATCCGCATAGGCGACGGCACCCTCGGCCTGCCCGAAGAGGCGCCCTTCGACGCCATAATCGTCACCGCCGCCTCGCCCTCGATCCCTCCGGCCTACACCGAGCAGCTCGCCGAGGGCGGCAGGCTCGTGATCCCCGTGGGCGAGGAGTTCGTCCAGACGCTCATGCGCATACGAAAGGAGAACGGACGTCTCGTGGAAGAGGACCTCGGCGCATGCCGCTTCGTAAAACTCATCGGCCGATACGGCTGGAAGGGGAGGTAA